In the Oryza glaberrima chromosome 6, OglaRS2, whole genome shotgun sequence genome, one interval contains:
- the LOC127776368 gene encoding transcription factor MYB73-like, whose product MDMEFSSSSSSSSTTVASSPASSPPLGRCVLRFRLPPAWTPEEDAVLERLAMEHGSRHWRRVAAQMPRRRSPAQCRDRWRDHLARDVFHRPFTVADDAELARLCLRLDDDAGFAAGRRWKDVSRAVYGRSSCAVKRRWRELRRSDAFLGALWRPRTTTTAPPANAAITTTC is encoded by the coding sequence ATGGACATGgagttctcctcctcctcctcctcctcctctaccacCGTCGCTTCCTCAcctgcgtcgtcgccgccgctcgggaGGTGCGTCCTCCGCTTCAGGCTCCCGCCGGCGTGGACGCCCGAGGAGGACGCCGTCCTGGAGCGCCTCGCCATGGAGCACGGCTCCCGCCACTGGCGCCGCGTGGCGGCGCagatgccgcgccgccgctcgcccgcgcagTGCCGCGACAGGTGGAGGGACCACCTCGCCCGCGACGTCTTCCACCGCCCCTtcaccgtcgccgacgacgccgagctcgcccgCCTCTGCCTGcgcctcgacgacgacgctggcttcgccgccggccgccgatgGAAGGACGTCAGCAGGGCCGTCTACGGCCGCAGCTCGTGCGCCGTGAAGCGACGCTGGAGGGAGCTGCGCAGGAGCGACGCGTTCCTCGGCGCGCTGTGGCgtccgaggacgacgacgacggcgccgccagcCAATGCCGCGATCACGACGACGTGTTGA